In Calliopsis andreniformis isolate RMS-2024a chromosome 8, iyCalAndr_principal, whole genome shotgun sequence, one DNA window encodes the following:
- the LOC143182087 gene encoding arrestin domain-containing protein 17-like has translation MPSLTKFCVEFDRLDVTYVPGETVTGNIVVEISEAMKIRANTQIEIPPGHHRYPFTFTLPRDIPNSFQHYYGYVTYTVMGVINRPSKFDQKCETAFIVRSGLDLNKEECLGVDEEITNNFCCLCFISLGSLNMRIRIPTLGYTSGQRVSATIDYVNSSSSVRVTKIEMILEQMLSFQVESFNSSVRTDRNTVASSKMNVPVATKAQIISELLLPSIIPSYLPFCRFINVVYELNIIVHVSGMHFAVRKTYLPIIGTVPLNCSASAPLLDELKEVPKSGEVVEKSSEVRIPLLMPILPNVLNQADDRPSCSDIHGAPKSDFTCSNQTETLTIDNGDKNSYGTFS, from the exons ATGCCATCGTTAACAAAGTTTTGTGTAGAGTTTGATCGACTTGATGTCACATACGTTCCTGGTGAAACCGTAACTGGGAATATTGTTGTAGAAATTAGCGAAGCCATGAAGATAAGAG CGAATACACAGATAGAGATTCCTCCGGGTCATCATCGGTATCCATTTACATTCACTCTTCCCCGTGACATACCCAACAGCTTCCaacactattatggctatgtgaCGTACACGGTGATGGGAGTGATAAATAGGCCTTCGAAATTCGATCAGAAGTGTGAAACTGCGTTTATCGTTCGCTCGGGCTTGGATTTGAACAAAGAAGAATGT TTAGGAGTTGACGAAGAGATTACAAACAATTTTTGCTGCCTCTGCTTCATCAGCTTAGGCTCGTTAAACATGCGTATCAGAATTCCAACCCTGGGATACACCTCAGGACAAAGAGTAAGCGCAACGATAGACTATGTAAATTCTTCAAGCAGTGTTCGAGTGACGAAGATCGAAATGATCTTGGAACAG ATGTTAAGCTTCCAGGTCGAGTCTTTCAACTCGAGTGTAAGGACTGACCGCAACACTGTAGCCTCCTCCAAAATGAATGTGCCTGTTGCTACTAAAGCACAGATCATTTCTGAGCTACTGTTACCGTCAATAATACCGTCCTATTTGCCATTTTGCAGGTTTATTAACGTAGTATACGAATTAAATATCATCGTTCACGTTTCGGGAAT GCACTTTGCAGTGAGGAAAACATATCTCCCAATAATTGGAACGGTACCATTGAATTGCTCAGCATCTGCACCTCTGCTGGACGAGTTAAAGGAGGTACCCAAATCTGGAGAAGTCGTTGAAAAATCTTCAGAAGTGCGTATTCCATTGCTAATGCCGATACTACCAAATGTACTTAATCAAGCCGATGATCGGCCTTCGTGTAGTGATATTCACGGTGCACCTAAGTCTGATTTCACTTGCTCAAATCAAACTGAAACGTTGACTATCGACAATGGAGACAAAAACAGTTATGGAACTTTTTCGTAG
- the LOC143182088 gene encoding arrestin domain-containing protein 17-like, whose protein sequence is MPSLKKFCVEFDRPSVTYAPGETVTGDIIVEISKAKNIRELYVSAKGKAHVEWSESRSYYDAQQNLVTETAVYSDTEDYFNFKFTILGARDSFPANVQVEIPPGYHRYPFVFKLPCSIPNSFQHPIGYVRYTVKGVIDRTWRFDRKCSAIFTVLSVLDLNSCQERCLGVDDEVTRNFCCFWCIDLGSLNMRIRVPTLGYVPGQRVSAMIDYENSSSSVQVTKIELKLEQVLNFHTLMKTKTACRTVACSKMNVPFATNAQIVPELLLPSLPPSHLPFCLIIDISYKLNIIVHVSGTHFAVKKIYFPIIGTIPLNSSSSAPLLNELKDVPKSEEIVEKSSEVHIPLLMPISPNAPNPAGNQSS, encoded by the exons ATGCCGTCGTTAAAAAAATTTTGTGTGGAATTTGATCGACCTAGTGTCACATACGCTCCTGGTGAAACCGTGACTGGTGACATTATTGTAGAGATCAGTAAAGCCAAGAACATAAGAG AATTATACGTATCTGCCAAGGGAAAAGCTCACGTGGAATGGAGCGAATCACGGTCATACTATGATGCACAACAAAACCTTGTAACTGAGACAGCTGTGTACAGTGATACCGAAGATTATTTCAACTTCAAATTCACTATACTAGGTGCCAGAGACT CTTTTCCAGCTAATGTACAAGTCGAGATTCCTCCGGGTTATCATCGCTATCCATTTGTATTCAAACTGCCCTGCAGCATACCTAACAGTTTCCAACACCCTATTGGATATGTAAGGTACACGGTAAAGGGTGTGATAGATCGAACATGGAGATTCGATCGCAAGTGTTCGGCTATCTTCACTGTTCTCTCAGTCTTGGATTTGAATTCGTGCCAAGAAAGATGT TtaggagttgacgatgaggtcacAAGGAACTTTTGTTGCTTTTGGTGCATCGACTTAGGCTCGTTGAATATGCGTATCAGAGTTCCAACCCTGGGATACGTCCCAGGACAAAGAGTAAGCGCAATGATAGACTATGAAAATTCTTCAAGCAGTGTTCAAGTGACGAAGATCGAACTGAAATTAGAACAG GTGCTAAACTTTCACACGTTAATGAAAACAAAGACTGCCTGTCGCACTGTAGCATGCTCCAAAATGAATGTGCCCTTCGCTACTAATGCACAGATCGTTCCTGAGTTGCTATTACCATCACTGCCACCATCCCATCTGCCATTTTGCCTTATTATTGACATAAGCTACAAATTAAATATCATCGTTCATGTTTCGGGAAC GCACTTTGCAGtgaagaaaatatattttccgATCATTGGAACGATACCATTGAATTCCTCATCGTCTGCACCTCTGCTGAACGAATTAAAGGACGTACCCAAATCTGAAGAAATCGTTGAAAAATCTTCAGAAGTGCATATTCCATTGTTAATGCCAATATCACCAAATGCACCTAATCCAGCTGGTAATCAGTCTTCATGA